Proteins encoded together in one Telopea speciosissima isolate NSW1024214 ecotype Mountain lineage chromosome 6, Tspe_v1, whole genome shotgun sequence window:
- the LOC122664784 gene encoding uncharacterized protein LOC122664784: MTMLQVSGVITDALVVFPSTGVHKSLESKSFPAFSDAKSLLSGGMLKKCSSFSILRVGSGMEKCRMRGLTVRASGNSGDNMTPVAPLQFESPVGQLLVQIMQTHPHLLPAAIDQQLEHLRTDRDAQKDEASSSSSQDFLYKYVCDFSTLLCSLILCLWTKALAFHWLCCWNCAFH; this comes from the exons ATGACGATGCTGCAGGTTTCAGGTGTCATTACCGATGCATTAGTGGTTTTCCCTTCCACTGGGGTTCACAAGTCCCTAGAATCTAAGAGTTTTCCGGCCTTCTCAGATGCCAAGTCTCTTCTTTCCGGTGGAATGCTCAAG AAATGCTCATCCTTTAGTATTCTGAGGGTTGGAAGTGGTATGGAGAAGTGCCGGATGAGGGGCTTAACAGTGAGAGCATCAGGAAATTCTGGCGATAACATGACACCAGTTGCACCTCTTCAATTTGAATCTCCGGTGGGTCAGCTTTTGGTGCAGATAATGCAAACCCATCCACACCTACTCCCTGCAGCAATTGATCAGCAGCTTGAGCACCTTCGAACTGATCGAGATGCACAGAAAGACgaggcatcatcatcatcctctcaAGATTTCCTCTACAAGTATGTTTGTGATTTTTCTACTTTGTTATGTTCACTAATTTTGTGTCTTTGGACCAAGGCTCTAGCTTTCCATTGGCTTTGTTGTTGGAACTGCGCATTTCACTGA